The candidate division KSB1 bacterium genome includes a window with the following:
- the rplV gene encoding 50S ribosomal protein L22, whose translation MEARCIAKYLRTSPRKMRQVADLIRGRGVEEALNILHFSPKAASRPLEKALRSAVANLMNTDEGAKLAPQELFVKEVQVNAGFTLRRYRAGSMGRASRIRKRTCHVRIVVADTANQASA comes from the coding sequence ATGGAAGCACGTTGCATAGCTAAATACCTGCGCACGTCGCCACGGAAGATGCGACAGGTTGCCGATCTTATCCGCGGCCGGGGCGTTGAGGAGGCGCTAAATATCTTGCACTTTAGCCCGAAGGCGGCGTCGCGACCGCTGGAGAAAGCGCTTCGGTCGGCAGTGGCTAACCTCATGAATACCGACGAAGGGGCAAAACTTGCCCCACAGGAGCTCTTCGTGAAAGAGGTTCAGGTGAACGCCGGATTCACTCTGCGCCGCTATCGCGCCGGCTCGATGGGCCGGGCCAGCAGGATCCGCAAGCGCACCTGCCACGTGCGCATTGTCGTGGCGGACACAGCCAACCAGGCCAGCGCATGA
- the rpsS gene encoding 30S ribosomal protein S19, whose translation MARSVKKGPYVDQKLLKKIEALNKANQKKVIKTWARRSTIPPEFVGHTLAVHNGNKFIPVFITENMVGHKLGEFAPTRTFRGHPEKAKEKATRVH comes from the coding sequence ATGGCGCGCTCGGTAAAGAAAGGTCCGTACGTCGATCAGAAGTTGCTGAAGAAGATCGAAGCTCTGAACAAGGCCAACCAGAAGAAGGTCATCAAAACGTGGGCTCGGCGTTCGACGATCCCACCAGAGTTTGTGGGTCATACACTGGCCGTGCACAACGGCAACAAGTTCATCCCTGTGTTCATCACCGAGAACATGGTGGGCCACAAGCTGGGCGAGTTTGCGCCGACACGCACCTTCCGCGGACATCCGGAGAAGGCAAAGGAAAAAGCCACACGCGTGCATTGA
- the rplP gene encoding 50S ribosomal protein L16, with amino-acid sequence MLMPKRTKWRKQQRGRMKGIATRGATLTFGHFGLKALEPAWITQRQIEAARIAMTRHIKRGGRVWIRIFPDKPVTKKPAETRMGKGKGAPEYWVAVVKPGRILFELEGVSEDLAREALRLAAHKLPIRTKVVARAEYGA; translated from the coding sequence ATGTTGATGCCAAAGCGCACAAAGTGGCGCAAACAGCAGCGTGGTCGCATGAAGGGCATCGCCACGCGAGGGGCGACCCTCACCTTTGGCCATTTTGGGCTCAAGGCGCTGGAGCCGGCGTGGATTACCCAGCGCCAGATCGAGGCCGCCCGTATAGCCATGACGCGCCACATCAAGCGAGGTGGGCGAGTCTGGATCCGCATCTTCCCTGACAAACCGGTGACGAAGAAGCCGGCCGAAACCCGCATGGGTAAGGGGAAAGGTGCCCCTGAATACTGGGTGGCCGTGGTAAAGCCGGGTCGCATCCTCTTTGAGCTGGAGGGTGTTTCGGAAGATTTGGCACGCGAGGCATTGCGCCTGGCGGCCCACAAGCTGCCCATCAGGACAAAAGTAGTGGCCCGAGCCGAGTACGGAGCGTGA
- the rpmC gene encoding 50S ribosomal protein L29, whose product MKMEEIKQLPVEELKLRLEEAVEELHNLRFQHATHQLDNPLKIRFLRKDIARLKTVLREYELGIRKPKS is encoded by the coding sequence ATGAAGATGGAGGAAATCAAGCAGCTGCCAGTGGAGGAACTCAAGCTGCGCCTGGAAGAGGCAGTGGAGGAGTTGCATAACCTCCGCTTTCAGCATGCCACGCACCAGCTGGATAATCCACTGAAGATCCGCTTTCTGCGTAAGGACATCGCGCGACTGAAGACGGTGTTGCGCGAATACGAGCTGGGCATAAGGAAACCGAAGAGCTGA